From the genome of Globicephala melas chromosome 14, mGloMel1.2, whole genome shotgun sequence, one region includes:
- the CASP8AP2 gene encoding CASP8-associated protein 2 isoform X2 yields MAADDDNGDGTSLFDVISASPLKNNDEGSLDIYAGLDSAVSDSATKSSVPSRNCLDLYEEILTEEGTAKEATYNDLQVEYGKCQLQMKELMKKFKEIQTQNFSLKNENQSLKKNISALIKTARVEINRKDEEINNLHQRLSEFPHLRNAHKTSRTPDIVKTKGLKSRSLHLDDCSKTDHRVKSDVSKDVHYSTSLPYLEKEGKSHSEKKGASHLPTSVEKHSTNGIWSRSHYQVGEGSSSEDHRRGRKDSRHSQYCRGTDRIRKDLNTSCGDGEPRNIEASQRLQGRPEKYSKGEPKAESKNSKFKSNTDLDYKNERSSSSWEKESSRDRSHTRLESQSDKKLERQSERSQNINRKELKSQDKEERKVDQKPKSVVKDQDHWKRSERALLPYSKKELAKSSHNSSKYHPEERRGREDCKRDRAVSNHSFQEGRCPSSLSTNRTHKHVDSKEVDAVHQWENAPLRVERHRTEDKRKREQEGKEENKHMRNEKRVPAEHLQKTNRETKKTATDLKRQNEPKNDNGEVSNNDVSEGVDDKEPAVKAENGSNETQNKDLKLSFMEKLNLTLSPAKKQPVSQENQHKITDTPKSSDICDLESLVQAKTVTCIPSVSEQITEETKSELLEPKDALTAASEPRTSVSERKIEEENSLFIKSVADTVHCDMSICGTEISFSASVEMQQTESLFPSSTEMEQTINGARAAVPVVMDTVQTNVSQNFGLELDTKRKDDLNSCSISEDTEMKEPFSTKVTESNESILQPSIEEAVILPTVLSEDGKPNLEPSLVDAPLVESKSCHLEPCLPKETPESSLQQTELTDHRMEIGEANSVYHDDENSVLSIDLNQLRPIPEAISPLNSPVRPVAKVLRLESPSRVPLYNNSHKDVFPPNLAHSASKSQSDLNKENQKPICKSDKFTEADSHKNSSLDELEEGEIISDSEKSEPQKRFDKSTNPRASAEVQNTRTNPGSRKSTVHLDKDNRKISSIKIHQTKSKWNKRRTESSRSSKTEKKDRLVGTSSLEKIVPIIAAPSSVREVVHMLRMIRKHVRKNYMKFKVKFSLIQFHRIIESAILSFTSLIKHLDLSKISKSVTTLQKNLCDVIESKLKQVKKNGIVDRLFEQQLPDMKKKLWKFVDEQLDHLFTTLKKILAKFCDPINIGSDSDEGKLEKRNKEKAQYSNCQKGNVGSSSKEMLKEKPPKSEDSGYSKSLVGCKKSEGKHQEQNNSSINRVKHNIKKSTNTCFGNIKNPQFEEASLEPNCPKAGKMEGSTIEDSQASQHAALKPERSFEILTEQQASSLTFNLVSDAQMGEIFKSLLQGSDLLDNSVNCNEKSEWELKTPAKQMLETLKCESLPVCTTEELVSGVVSPCPKVITDDNWSLLSSEKGPSLSSGLSLPVHPDVLDESCMFEVSTNISLSKDNVCSSEKSKPCVSSILLEDLAVSLTVPSPLKSDGHLSFLKSDVSSNSTPEEVISAHFSEDALLEEEDASEQDIHLALESDNSSSKSSCSSSWTSRSIAPGFQYHPNLPMHAVIMEKSNDHFIVKIRRAAPSTSPSHKQNMVADESLPRVEKEADETVEKNYISCQYRVFKSVEELKISSKNVDSSKSVHEEQDCTIQTEVPDIYEFLKDASGKVVHSTEVVEECFKLHQVWEPKVPESVEELPPMEEIPHSVEDHLPNAYIDLTKDPVTETKKLGEFVEVTVLNIEQLGCSGSSVDQNAPVLDNMQPDTVDAFIDLTQDVSSDSKNEGNCPALAVEDLGCQVICVDEDNSKEEKVQVANRPLECIVEEACIDLTSAFPSSGEVKKVDLKSELASNSGSSELPGALDNAHKKRKNLSDLNPSQKKQRKEADLTGREKTKKITQDSGENGDAHRKKASKKKAPVVTKDPSSLKESPGTKDASAASATSLTGLSAKNVIKKKGEIIVSWTRNDDREILLECQKKGPSLKTFSQLAAKLNKNPYQVSERFQQLMKLFEKSKCR; encoded by the exons ATTGTCTGAGTTTCCACATCTTCGAAATGCTCATAAAACTTCAAGGACACCAGATATAGTTAAAACAAAAGGTCTTAAATCCAGATCTCTCCATTTGGATGATTGTTCAAAGACTGATCACAGAGTGAAAAGTGATGTTTCTAAAGATGTACATTATAGCACTTCACTGCCATACCtcgaaaaggaaggaaaatcacaTTCTGAAAAAAAGGGCGCTTCACATTTGCCTACATCTGTTGAAAAACACTCCACCAATGGCATTTGGTCACGTTCCCATTATCAGGTTGGTGAGGGTAGTTCCAGTGAGGatcacagaagaggaaggaaagatagTAGACATAGCCAGTACTGCAGAGGGACTGACAGAATACGAAAAGACTTGAACACTAGCTGTGGTGATGGTGAACCGAGGAACATAGAGGCCAGTCAGAGGCTACAAGGACGTCCTGAGAAATATAGTAAAGGTGAACCAAAGGCTGAAAGCAAAAATTCAAAGTTTAAAAGTAACACAGATTTGGATTATAAAAATGAACGCAGTAGCTCTTCTTGGGAGAAAGAAAGCTCTAGAGACAGGTCACACACTCGACTAGAATCTCAAAGTGACAAAAAACTCGAAAGACAAAGTGAAAGAtcacaaaatataaatagaaaagaacttaaatcacaagacaaagaagaaaggaaagttgaTCAAAAACCTAAGTCAGTAGTAAAAGACCAGGATCATTGGAAAAGATCTGAACGAGCACTGCTTCCTTATTCCAAGAAGGAACTAGCAAAATCTTCTCATAATTCAAGTAAATACCATCCAGAAGAGAGAAGAGGCCGGGAAGATTGTAAAAGAGACAGGGCTGTGAGTAATCATAGTTTTCAAGAAGGAAGATGTCCGTCCTCTCTTTCAACCAATAGAACTCACAAACATGTTGACTCTAAGGAAGTTGATGCTGTGCACCAATGGGAAAATGCACCTTTAAGGGTAGAAAGGCATAGAACTGAAGATAAGCGGAAAAGAGAACAAGagggcaaagaagaaaataagcatatgagaaatgaaaagagagtACCTGCAGAACATCTGCAGAAGACAAACAGAGAGACTAAGAAAACCGCTACAGATTTAAAGAGACAGAATGAGCCAAAAAATGATAACGGTGAAGTCTCTAATAATGATGTTTCTGAAGGAGTGGATGATAAAGAGCCAGCAGTTAAAGCTGAGAATGGTTCAAatgaaacacaaaacaaagactTAAAGTTAAGCTTTATGGAAAAATTGAACTTAACTCTTTCTCCTGCTAAAAAGCAGCCTGTTTCTCAGGAAAATCAGCATAAAATAACCGATACTCCCAAATCTAGTGACATATGTGATTTAGAGTCCTTGGTGCAGGCTAAAACTGTGACATGTATTCCCTCTGTCAGTGAACAGATCACAGAGGAAACCAAATCAGAGTTATTGGAACCAAAGGATGCTCTTACAGCAGCATCTGAACCCAGGACCAGtgtttcagaaaggaaaatagaagaagaaaatagtTTGTTCATTAAATCTGTTGCGGATACTGTGCATTGTGATATGTCCATCTGTGGCACAGAGATTTCCTTCTCAGCATCTGTGGAAATGCAACAAACAGAATCCTTGTTTCCATCATCAACAGAAATGGAACAGACCATTAATGGTGCCAGGGCAGCAGTTCCTGTGGTAATGGACACAGTACAAACAAATGTTTCTCAAAACTTTGGTTTGGAATTGGATACCAAAAGAAAGGATGACTTAAATTCTTGTAGTATTTCCGAAGATACAGAAATGAAGGAGCCTTTTTCAACCAAAGTGACCGAATCCAATGAAAGCATTTTGCAGCCTTCAATTGAAGAAGCTGTCATTTTGCCAACAGTCCTTTCAGAAGATGGTAAACCAAACCTTGAGCCTTCTCTTGTAGATGCACCACTGGTTGAAAGTAAGTCTTGTCACTTGGAGCCTTGCTTACCTAAAGAGACTCCAGAATCTTCACTTCAGCAGACTGAGTTAACGGACCACAGAATGGAAATTGGTGAAGCAAACTCAGTATATCACGACGATGAGAACTCGGTTCTGAGCATTGACCTTAATCAGCTGAGACCTATTCCAGAAGCCATCAGTCCTCTGAATAGTCCCGTGAGACCTGTAGCAAAAGTTCTTAGACTGGAAAGCCCATCTCGAGTTCCATTATATAATAACAGTCATAAAG ATGTGTTTCCACCAAATTTAGCTCATTCTGCCTCCAAGAGTCAGTCTGATCTCAATAAGGAAAATCAAAAGCCAATTTGCAAATCTGACAAATTTACAGAAGCAGACTCCCACAAGAATTCATCTTTAGATGAATTAGAAGAAGGAGAAATTATAAGCGACAGTGAAAAATCTGAACCACAAAAACGTTTTGACAAAAGTACCAACCCAAGAGCTTCTGCTGAAGTGCAGAACACAAGAACTAACCCAGGAAGTAGGAAAAGCACTGTGCATTTGGATAAAGACAATAGGAAGATATCTTCTATAAAAATCCATCAGACCAAAAGCAAATGGAATAAAAGACGAACTGAATCTAGCAGATCttcaaaaacagagaagaaagatagGTTAGTGGGCACTTCCAGCCTGGAAAAAATAGTGCCAATTATTGCTGCACCCTCTTCTGTCCGAGAGGTTGTGCACATGTTACGAATGATAAGAAAACATGTAaggaaaaattatatgaaattcaaggtAAAATTTTCATTAATACAATTTCATAGAATTATTGAGTCAGCAATTTTGAGTTTTACATCACTGATTAAACACCTTGACTTATCCAAAATCTCTAAGTCAGTGACTACTTTACAGAAGAATCTCTGTGATGTTATAGAATCCAAACTTAAGCAAGTTAAAAAGAATGGCATCGTGGATCGTTTATTTGAACAGCAGCTAccagatatgaaaaaaaaattgtggaaatTTGTAGATGAACAACTTGATCACTTGTTTACAACGCTTAAGAAAATCTTAGCAAAGTTTTGTGACCCCATAAACATTGGCAGTGACAGTGACGAAGGAAAacttgaaaagagaaataaagagaaagcacAATATTCAAATTGTCAGAAGGGGAATGTAGGCAGCTCCAGCAAAGAAATGTTGAAGGAGAAACCCCCCAAATCAGAAGATTCTGGTTACTCTAAGTCTTTAGTAGGTTGTAAAAAATCGGAGGGAAAACATCAAGAGCAAAATAATTCCAGTATTAACAGAGTAAAgcacaacattaaaaaaagtacTAACACTTGCTTTGGTAATATTAAGAACCCTCAATTTGAAGAGGCGTCCTTGGAACCAAACTGCCCGAAGGCAGGAAAAATGGAAGGCAGTACCATAGAGGACTCACAGGCATCCCAGCACGCTGCTTTGAAGCCAGAACGCAGTTTTGAGATTCTTACTGAGCAGCAAGCATCTAGCCTTACTTTTAATTTAGTGAGTGATGCACAGatgggagaaatatttaaaagtttgttgCAAGGTTCTGATCTTTTGGACAACAGTGTTAACTGTAACGAAAAAAGTGAGTGGGAGTTAAAGACACCAGCGAAACAGATGCTAGAGACTCTTAAATGTGAATCTCTACCAGTTTGTACAACGGAAGAGCTCGTTTCAGGGGTGGTTTCTCCCTGTCCTAAGGTGATTACTGATGATAATTGGTCATTATTGTCATCTGAGAAAGGTCCGTCTCTGTCTTCAGGGCTTTCATTGCCAGTTCATCCTGATGTGTTGGATGAAAGTTGTATGTTTGAAGTGTCCACTAACATATCTTTAAGTAAAGATAATGTATGTAGTTCAGAAAAGAGTAAGCCCTGTGTTTCCTCCATACTTCTTGAAGATCTAGCAGTCTCTTTAACAGTACCATCACCTCTGAAGTCAGATGGTCATCTCAGTTTCTTAAAGTCAGATGTTTCGTCTAATTCAACGCCCGAAGAAGTTATTAGTGCCCATTTTAGTGAAGATGCCTTACTTGAGGAAGAGGATGCATCTGAACAGGACATTCATTTAGCCCTGGAGTCTGATAATTCAAGCAGTAAATCAAGTTGTTCTTCATCATGGACAAGCCGGTCTATTGCTCCAGGCTTTCAGTACCACCCTAATCTACCCATGCACGCTGTCATAATGGAAAAGTCCAATGATCATTTCATTGTGAAAATACGCCGTGCGGCACCATCTACCTCCCCTAGTCATAAACAGAATATGGTGGCTGATGAATCTTTGCCAAGAGTGGAAAAGGAAGCTGATGAAACAGTGGAGAAAAACTATATTTCATGTCAGTACAGAGTTTTTAAATCTGTGGAGGAATTGAAAATTTCCAGTAAAAATGTTGATAGCAGTAAATCAGTTCATGAAGAACAGGACTGTACGATACAAACAGAGGTTCCCGATATATATGAATTTCTTAAAGATGCTTCAGGTAAAGTGGTTCATAGTACTGAAGTAGTTGAAGAATGTTTCAAGTTGCATCAAGTATGGGAGCCAAAAGTACCTGAAAGCGTTGAAGAATTGCCTCCAATGGAAGAAATTCCACATTCTGTCGAGGATCATCTTCCAAACGCATATATAGACCTCACAAAAGATCCAGTCACCGAGACCAAAAAGTTGGGGGAATTCGTAGAAGTAACAGTTTTAAATATTGAGCAGTTGGGATGTTCTGGAAGCAGTGTGGATCAAAATGCTCCAGTATTAGACAATATGCAGCCTGATACTGTAGATGCTTTTATTGATTTGACACAAGATGTTTCAAGTGACAGTAAAAATGAAGGTAACTGTCCTGCTTTGGCTGTTGAAGACTTGGGGTGTCAGGTGATATGTGTAGATGAAGATAACTCAAAGGAAGAAAAGGTGCAAGTGGCAAACAGGCCTTTGGAATGCATTGTTGAGGAAGCCTGTATCGATTTAACCTCGGCATTTCCCAGTTCGGGTGAAGTgaaaaaagttgatttaaaatcAGAGCTGGCATCGAATTCTGGTAGTTCAGAGTTGCCTGGGGCTTTGGATAatgctcacaaaaagaggaaaaatcttTCTGATCTAAATCCTTctcagaaaaaacagagaaaggaagcagACTTAACCGGCAGGGAAAAGACTAAGAAAATTACCCAAGATTCTGGTGAGAATGGTGATGCTCACCGAAAGAAAGCCAGTAAGAAAAAGGCCCCTGTAGTAACTAAAGATCCCTCGTCATTAAAGGAAAGCCCAGGGACTAAGGATGCCTCAGCAGCATCTGCCACTTCTCTTACAGGCCTTTCTGCAAAGAATGTTattaaaaagaagggagaaattaTAGTTTCGTGGACAAG AAATGATGACCGGGAAATTTTACTGGAGTGTCAGAAAAAAGGGCCATcgttgaaaacattttctcagttAGCTGCCAAGTTGAATAAAAATCCGTATCAG gtcTCAGAAAGATTCCAGCAGCTAATGAAGCTCTTTGAAAAGTCAAAATGCAG ATAA
- the CASP8AP2 gene encoding CASP8-associated protein 2 isoform X4, whose product MKELMKKFKEIQTQNFSLKNENQSLKKNISALIKTARVEINRKDEEINNLHQRLSEFPHLRNAHKTSRTPDIVKTKGLKSRSLHLDDCSKTDHRVKSDVSKDVHYSTSLPYLEKEGKSHSEKKGASHLPTSVEKHSTNGIWSRSHYQVGEGSSSEDHRRGRKDSRHSQYCRGTDRIRKDLNTSCGDGEPRNIEASQRLQGRPEKYSKGEPKAESKNSKFKSNTDLDYKNERSSSSWEKESSRDRSHTRLESQSDKKLERQSERSQNINRKELKSQDKEERKVDQKPKSVVKDQDHWKRSERALLPYSKKELAKSSHNSSKYHPEERRGREDCKRDRAVSNHSFQEGRCPSSLSTNRTHKHVDSKEVDAVHQWENAPLRVERHRTEDKRKREQEGKEENKHMRNEKRVPAEHLQKTNRETKKTATDLKRQNEPKNDNGEVSNNDVSEGVDDKEPAVKAENGSNETQNKDLKLSFMEKLNLTLSPAKKQPVSQENQHKITDTPKSSDICDLESLVQAKTVTCIPSVSEQITEETKSELLEPKDALTAASEPRTSVSERKIEEENSLFIKSVADTVHCDMSICGTEISFSASVEMQQTESLFPSSTEMEQTINGARAAVPVVMDTVQTNVSQNFGLELDTKRKDDLNSCSISEDTEMKEPFSTKVTESNESILQPSIEEAVILPTVLSEDGKPNLEPSLVDAPLVESKSCHLEPCLPKETPESSLQQTELTDHRMEIGEANSVYHDDENSVLSIDLNQLRPIPEAISPLNSPVRPVAKVLRLESPSRVPLYNNSHKDVFPPNLAHSASKSQSDLNKENQKPICKSDKFTEADSHKNSSLDELEEGEIISDSEKSEPQKRFDKSTNPRASAEVQNTRTNPGSRKSTVHLDKDNRKISSIKIHQTKSKWNKRRTESSRSSKTEKKDRLVGTSSLEKIVPIIAAPSSVREVVHMLRMIRKHVRKNYMKFKVKFSLIQFHRIIESAILSFTSLIKHLDLSKISKSVTTLQKNLCDVIESKLKQVKKNGIVDRLFEQQLPDMKKKLWKFVDEQLDHLFTTLKKILAKFCDPINIGSDSDEGKLEKRNKEKAQYSNCQKGNVGSSSKEMLKEKPPKSEDSGYSKSLVGCKKSEGKHQEQNNSSINRVKHNIKKSTNTCFGNIKNPQFEEASLEPNCPKAGKMEGSTIEDSQASQHAALKPERSFEILTEQQASSLTFNLVSDAQMGEIFKSLLQGSDLLDNSVNCNEKSEWELKTPAKQMLETLKCESLPVCTTEELVSGVVSPCPKVITDDNWSLLSSEKGPSLSSGLSLPVHPDVLDESCMFEVSTNISLSKDNVCSSEKSKPCVSSILLEDLAVSLTVPSPLKSDGHLSFLKSDVSSNSTPEEVISAHFSEDALLEEEDASEQDIHLALESDNSSSKSSCSSSWTSRSIAPGFQYHPNLPMHAVIMEKSNDHFIVKIRRAAPSTSPSHKQNMVADESLPRVEKEADETVEKNYISCQYRVFKSVEELKISSKNVDSSKSVHEEQDCTIQTEVPDIYEFLKDASGKVVHSTEVVEECFKLHQVWEPKVPESVEELPPMEEIPHSVEDHLPNAYIDLTKDPVTETKKLGEFVEVTVLNIEQLGCSGSSVDQNAPVLDNMQPDTVDAFIDLTQDVSSDSKNEGNCPALAVEDLGCQVICVDEDNSKEEKVQVANRPLECIVEEACIDLTSAFPSSGEVKKVDLKSELASNSGSSELPGALDNAHKKRKNLSDLNPSQKKQRKEADLTGREKTKKITQDSGENGDAHRKKASKKKAPVVTKDPSSLKESPGTKDASAASATSLTGLSAKNVIKKKGEIIVSWTRNDDREILLECQKKGPSLKTFSQLAAKLNKNPYQVSERFQQLMKLFEKSKCR is encoded by the exons ATTGTCTGAGTTTCCACATCTTCGAAATGCTCATAAAACTTCAAGGACACCAGATATAGTTAAAACAAAAGGTCTTAAATCCAGATCTCTCCATTTGGATGATTGTTCAAAGACTGATCACAGAGTGAAAAGTGATGTTTCTAAAGATGTACATTATAGCACTTCACTGCCATACCtcgaaaaggaaggaaaatcacaTTCTGAAAAAAAGGGCGCTTCACATTTGCCTACATCTGTTGAAAAACACTCCACCAATGGCATTTGGTCACGTTCCCATTATCAGGTTGGTGAGGGTAGTTCCAGTGAGGatcacagaagaggaaggaaagatagTAGACATAGCCAGTACTGCAGAGGGACTGACAGAATACGAAAAGACTTGAACACTAGCTGTGGTGATGGTGAACCGAGGAACATAGAGGCCAGTCAGAGGCTACAAGGACGTCCTGAGAAATATAGTAAAGGTGAACCAAAGGCTGAAAGCAAAAATTCAAAGTTTAAAAGTAACACAGATTTGGATTATAAAAATGAACGCAGTAGCTCTTCTTGGGAGAAAGAAAGCTCTAGAGACAGGTCACACACTCGACTAGAATCTCAAAGTGACAAAAAACTCGAAAGACAAAGTGAAAGAtcacaaaatataaatagaaaagaacttaaatcacaagacaaagaagaaaggaaagttgaTCAAAAACCTAAGTCAGTAGTAAAAGACCAGGATCATTGGAAAAGATCTGAACGAGCACTGCTTCCTTATTCCAAGAAGGAACTAGCAAAATCTTCTCATAATTCAAGTAAATACCATCCAGAAGAGAGAAGAGGCCGGGAAGATTGTAAAAGAGACAGGGCTGTGAGTAATCATAGTTTTCAAGAAGGAAGATGTCCGTCCTCTCTTTCAACCAATAGAACTCACAAACATGTTGACTCTAAGGAAGTTGATGCTGTGCACCAATGGGAAAATGCACCTTTAAGGGTAGAAAGGCATAGAACTGAAGATAAGCGGAAAAGAGAACAAGagggcaaagaagaaaataagcatatgagaaatgaaaagagagtACCTGCAGAACATCTGCAGAAGACAAACAGAGAGACTAAGAAAACCGCTACAGATTTAAAGAGACAGAATGAGCCAAAAAATGATAACGGTGAAGTCTCTAATAATGATGTTTCTGAAGGAGTGGATGATAAAGAGCCAGCAGTTAAAGCTGAGAATGGTTCAAatgaaacacaaaacaaagactTAAAGTTAAGCTTTATGGAAAAATTGAACTTAACTCTTTCTCCTGCTAAAAAGCAGCCTGTTTCTCAGGAAAATCAGCATAAAATAACCGATACTCCCAAATCTAGTGACATATGTGATTTAGAGTCCTTGGTGCAGGCTAAAACTGTGACATGTATTCCCTCTGTCAGTGAACAGATCACAGAGGAAACCAAATCAGAGTTATTGGAACCAAAGGATGCTCTTACAGCAGCATCTGAACCCAGGACCAGtgtttcagaaaggaaaatagaagaagaaaatagtTTGTTCATTAAATCTGTTGCGGATACTGTGCATTGTGATATGTCCATCTGTGGCACAGAGATTTCCTTCTCAGCATCTGTGGAAATGCAACAAACAGAATCCTTGTTTCCATCATCAACAGAAATGGAACAGACCATTAATGGTGCCAGGGCAGCAGTTCCTGTGGTAATGGACACAGTACAAACAAATGTTTCTCAAAACTTTGGTTTGGAATTGGATACCAAAAGAAAGGATGACTTAAATTCTTGTAGTATTTCCGAAGATACAGAAATGAAGGAGCCTTTTTCAACCAAAGTGACCGAATCCAATGAAAGCATTTTGCAGCCTTCAATTGAAGAAGCTGTCATTTTGCCAACAGTCCTTTCAGAAGATGGTAAACCAAACCTTGAGCCTTCTCTTGTAGATGCACCACTGGTTGAAAGTAAGTCTTGTCACTTGGAGCCTTGCTTACCTAAAGAGACTCCAGAATCTTCACTTCAGCAGACTGAGTTAACGGACCACAGAATGGAAATTGGTGAAGCAAACTCAGTATATCACGACGATGAGAACTCGGTTCTGAGCATTGACCTTAATCAGCTGAGACCTATTCCAGAAGCCATCAGTCCTCTGAATAGTCCCGTGAGACCTGTAGCAAAAGTTCTTAGACTGGAAAGCCCATCTCGAGTTCCATTATATAATAACAGTCATAAAG ATGTGTTTCCACCAAATTTAGCTCATTCTGCCTCCAAGAGTCAGTCTGATCTCAATAAGGAAAATCAAAAGCCAATTTGCAAATCTGACAAATTTACAGAAGCAGACTCCCACAAGAATTCATCTTTAGATGAATTAGAAGAAGGAGAAATTATAAGCGACAGTGAAAAATCTGAACCACAAAAACGTTTTGACAAAAGTACCAACCCAAGAGCTTCTGCTGAAGTGCAGAACACAAGAACTAACCCAGGAAGTAGGAAAAGCACTGTGCATTTGGATAAAGACAATAGGAAGATATCTTCTATAAAAATCCATCAGACCAAAAGCAAATGGAATAAAAGACGAACTGAATCTAGCAGATCttcaaaaacagagaagaaagatagGTTAGTGGGCACTTCCAGCCTGGAAAAAATAGTGCCAATTATTGCTGCACCCTCTTCTGTCCGAGAGGTTGTGCACATGTTACGAATGATAAGAAAACATGTAaggaaaaattatatgaaattcaaggtAAAATTTTCATTAATACAATTTCATAGAATTATTGAGTCAGCAATTTTGAGTTTTACATCACTGATTAAACACCTTGACTTATCCAAAATCTCTAAGTCAGTGACTACTTTACAGAAGAATCTCTGTGATGTTATAGAATCCAAACTTAAGCAAGTTAAAAAGAATGGCATCGTGGATCGTTTATTTGAACAGCAGCTAccagatatgaaaaaaaaattgtggaaatTTGTAGATGAACAACTTGATCACTTGTTTACAACGCTTAAGAAAATCTTAGCAAAGTTTTGTGACCCCATAAACATTGGCAGTGACAGTGACGAAGGAAAacttgaaaagagaaataaagagaaagcacAATATTCAAATTGTCAGAAGGGGAATGTAGGCAGCTCCAGCAAAGAAATGTTGAAGGAGAAACCCCCCAAATCAGAAGATTCTGGTTACTCTAAGTCTTTAGTAGGTTGTAAAAAATCGGAGGGAAAACATCAAGAGCAAAATAATTCCAGTATTAACAGAGTAAAgcacaacattaaaaaaagtacTAACACTTGCTTTGGTAATATTAAGAACCCTCAATTTGAAGAGGCGTCCTTGGAACCAAACTGCCCGAAGGCAGGAAAAATGGAAGGCAGTACCATAGAGGACTCACAGGCATCCCAGCACGCTGCTTTGAAGCCAGAACGCAGTTTTGAGATTCTTACTGAGCAGCAAGCATCTAGCCTTACTTTTAATTTAGTGAGTGATGCACAGatgggagaaatatttaaaagtttgttgCAAGGTTCTGATCTTTTGGACAACAGTGTTAACTGTAACGAAAAAAGTGAGTGGGAGTTAAAGACACCAGCGAAACAGATGCTAGAGACTCTTAAATGTGAATCTCTACCAGTTTGTACAACGGAAGAGCTCGTTTCAGGGGTGGTTTCTCCCTGTCCTAAGGTGATTACTGATGATAATTGGTCATTATTGTCATCTGAGAAAGGTCCGTCTCTGTCTTCAGGGCTTTCATTGCCAGTTCATCCTGATGTGTTGGATGAAAGTTGTATGTTTGAAGTGTCCACTAACATATCTTTAAGTAAAGATAATGTATGTAGTTCAGAAAAGAGTAAGCCCTGTGTTTCCTCCATACTTCTTGAAGATCTAGCAGTCTCTTTAACAGTACCATCACCTCTGAAGTCAGATGGTCATCTCAGTTTCTTAAAGTCAGATGTTTCGTCTAATTCAACGCCCGAAGAAGTTATTAGTGCCCATTTTAGTGAAGATGCCTTACTTGAGGAAGAGGATGCATCTGAACAGGACATTCATTTAGCCCTGGAGTCTGATAATTCAAGCAGTAAATCAAGTTGTTCTTCATCATGGACAAGCCGGTCTATTGCTCCAGGCTTTCAGTACCACCCTAATCTACCCATGCACGCTGTCATAATGGAAAAGTCCAATGATCATTTCATTGTGAAAATACGCCGTGCGGCACCATCTACCTCCCCTAGTCATAAACAGAATATGGTGGCTGATGAATCTTTGCCAAGAGTGGAAAAGGAAGCTGATGAAACAGTGGAGAAAAACTATATTTCATGTCAGTACAGAGTTTTTAAATCTGTGGAGGAATTGAAAATTTCCAGTAAAAATGTTGATAGCAGTAAATCAGTTCATGAAGAACAGGACTGTACGATACAAACAGAGGTTCCCGATATATATGAATTTCTTAAAGATGCTTCAGGTAAAGTGGTTCATAGTACTGAAGTAGTTGAAGAATGTTTCAAGTTGCATCAAGTATGGGAGCCAAAAGTACCTGAAAGCGTTGAAGAATTGCCTCCAATGGAAGAAATTCCACATTCTGTCGAGGATCATCTTCCAAACGCATATATAGACCTCACAAAAGATCCAGTCACCGAGACCAAAAAGTTGGGGGAATTCGTAGAAGTAACAGTTTTAAATATTGAGCAGTTGGGATGTTCTGGAAGCAGTGTGGATCAAAATGCTCCAGTATTAGACAATATGCAGCCTGATACTGTAGATGCTTTTATTGATTTGACACAAGATGTTTCAAGTGACAGTAAAAATGAAGGTAACTGTCCTGCTTTGGCTGTTGAAGACTTGGGGTGTCAGGTGATATGTGTAGATGAAGATAACTCAAAGGAAGAAAAGGTGCAAGTGGCAAACAGGCCTTTGGAATGCATTGTTGAGGAAGCCTGTATCGATTTAACCTCGGCATTTCCCAGTTCGGGTGAAGTgaaaaaagttgatttaaaatcAGAGCTGGCATCGAATTCTGGTAGTTCAGAGTTGCCTGGGGCTTTGGATAatgctcacaaaaagaggaaaaatcttTCTGATCTAAATCCTTctcagaaaaaacagagaaaggaagcagACTTAACCGGCAGGGAAAAGACTAAGAAAATTACCCAAGATTCTGGTGAGAATGGTGATGCTCACCGAAAGAAAGCCAGTAAGAAAAAGGCCCCTGTAGTAACTAAAGATCCCTCGTCATTAAAGGAAAGCCCAGGGACTAAGGATGCCTCAGCAGCATCTGCCACTTCTCTTACAGGCCTTTCTGCAAAGAATGTTattaaaaagaagggagaaattaTAGTTTCGTGGACAAG AAATGATGACCGGGAAATTTTACTGGAGTGTCAGAAAAAAGGGCCATcgttgaaaacattttctcagttAGCTGCCAAGTTGAATAAAAATCCGTATCAG gtcTCAGAAAGATTCCAGCAGCTAATGAAGCTCTTTGAAAAGTCAAAATGCAG ATAA